A part of Pseudomonas lutea genomic DNA contains:
- a CDS encoding HK97 family phage prohead protease translates to MSNIHKTIAFEQAEIKFSGGGTQGIFEGYASVFNKVDADGDIILPGAFATALTGQSRAVAMFFNHQRNAIPVGKWLHLEEDSKGLLARGELTPGNPQSEALKSAMQHGTVNGLSVGFLAGAADFDRIATGMAFKSMQRLREISICTEPANEDASISSLKSMDAIESIRDAEHWLRDSAGLSKSEAQALIARIKSAVRSDSEGGEITAILDRIKSFPSVGK, encoded by the coding sequence ATGTCCAATATTCATAAGACCATCGCCTTCGAACAGGCTGAAATCAAGTTCTCCGGCGGGGGTACGCAGGGCATCTTCGAAGGCTATGCCAGCGTCTTCAACAAGGTCGATGCTGATGGCGACATCATTCTGCCGGGCGCCTTCGCGACAGCGCTTACCGGCCAGTCCCGAGCCGTGGCGATGTTCTTCAACCACCAGAGAAATGCCATTCCTGTTGGCAAGTGGTTGCACCTTGAAGAGGACAGCAAAGGGTTGCTCGCGCGCGGCGAGCTCACCCCGGGTAATCCTCAGTCCGAGGCGCTCAAGTCCGCCATGCAGCACGGAACCGTAAACGGCCTGTCGGTGGGCTTTCTGGCTGGCGCTGCCGACTTCGACCGGATTGCGACCGGCATGGCCTTCAAGTCCATGCAGCGGCTGCGGGAGATCAGCATTTGCACGGAGCCAGCCAACGAAGACGCGTCGATTTCCTCGTTGAAGAGCATGGACGCCATCGAATCCATTCGTGATGCGGAGCACTGGCTGAGGGATTCGGCCGGGCTATCCAAATCCGAAGCGCAGGCGTTGATCGCCCGCATCAAGTCCGCAGTTCGGAGCGATTCCGAAGGTGGCGAAATCACCGCGATCCTGGATCGCATCAAGTCCTTCCCATCTGTAGGAAAATAA
- a CDS encoding phage major capsid protein, with product MSELAQIQKAIETAQANMTALFDAQKKEITATGEVSKKIQTDLQTVQDELKTAGTRLFDLESKLAGGELDNPEHKKSFAERAAEDIKKGWNGSTSGKVDVKSFSKALGSGVGSAGALVQAQRNPGILMPGMRRLTIRDLLAQGRTNSNAIEYVRENVFTIGAAPVAEGALKPESQLTFTKETANVKTIAHWIQAARQIMDDAPMLESYVNGRLLFGLDLVEEGQLLNGDGTGDNLLGLNKVATAYDTALNATGDTRADMIAHAIFQTSESEFEASGLILNPRDWHAIALLKDADGRYIFGGPAAFAAKVMWGLPVVATKAQAQGTFTVGGFDLASQIWDRMDATIEVSNQDRDNFVKNMLTILCEERLAVTHYRPTAIIKGTFTPAA from the coding sequence ATGTCCGAATTGGCCCAAATTCAAAAGGCTATCGAAACAGCGCAAGCGAACATGACCGCACTGTTCGATGCGCAGAAGAAAGAGATCACCGCGACGGGTGAAGTCAGCAAGAAAATTCAAACCGACCTGCAGACCGTGCAGGACGAGCTGAAAACCGCAGGTACTCGCCTGTTCGACTTGGAATCCAAGCTCGCCGGCGGCGAACTGGACAACCCGGAGCACAAGAAAAGCTTCGCCGAGCGCGCAGCCGAAGACATCAAGAAGGGCTGGAACGGCTCGACCTCGGGCAAGGTTGACGTCAAGAGTTTCAGCAAGGCGCTGGGCAGCGGTGTCGGTTCCGCTGGCGCGCTGGTTCAGGCTCAACGCAATCCAGGCATTTTGATGCCCGGTATGCGCCGTCTGACCATCCGCGACCTGCTGGCGCAGGGCCGCACTAACTCGAACGCGATCGAGTACGTGCGCGAGAACGTGTTCACTATCGGCGCCGCGCCGGTCGCCGAGGGTGCTTTGAAGCCCGAAAGCCAGCTGACGTTCACCAAGGAAACGGCGAACGTCAAAACGATCGCTCACTGGATTCAGGCTGCGCGCCAGATCATGGATGACGCGCCGATGCTCGAGTCCTATGTAAACGGCCGCTTGCTGTTCGGTCTGGACCTGGTCGAAGAAGGCCAGTTGCTCAACGGTGATGGTACCGGTGACAACTTGCTGGGTTTGAACAAGGTCGCCACTGCGTACGACACCGCGCTGAACGCCACGGGCGACACTCGCGCGGACATGATCGCTCACGCGATCTTCCAGACCAGCGAGTCCGAGTTCGAGGCCTCCGGTCTGATTCTCAACCCGCGAGACTGGCACGCGATCGCGCTGCTGAAAGATGCCGATGGCCGCTACATCTTCGGCGGTCCGGCTGCGTTTGCCGCGAAAGTCATGTGGGGTTTGCCGGTTGTGGCAACCAAAGCTCAGGCGCAGGGCACCTTCACTGTAGGCGGCTTCGACCTGGCCTCGCAGATCTGGGACCGCATGGACGCAACCATCGAGGTCAGCAACCAGGACCGCGATAACTTCGTCAAGAACATGCTGACCATCCTGTGCGAAGAGCGCCTGGCGGTAACTCACTACCGTCCGACCGCGATCATCAAAGGCACTTTCACCCCGGCGGCATAA